ATCAGAATCATCTTTTTCGTTTCAACATAGTTGTCAGCGGTCAGGCGGTAGAAATAGATGCCCGAGGCGACCTGACGGCCGTTATCGTCACGGCTGTTCCCGTCAACACTTCTACGATATCAAGAAAGCCTATGAGAGTCAAGGATTAGATGGACTCAAAGAAAAGACCCGCCGTAAACCATGCCATAAGAATCGAGTAGCCCCGGAGATTGAAGAGGCAGTGCTTTTGATGACCTATGAGTACCCAGCCTATGGACAACTGCGAGCCTCGAATGAATTACGTAAACAGGGTGTTCTGATATCCTCGGGTGGAATCAGGTCGATCTGGTTGCGTCATGGTCTGGAGACCTTCAAGAAGCGTCTGAAAGCACTGGAGGAGAAGGCCGCCAAGGAAGGAATCGTTTATACCGAGGAACAGCTTCGTGTCCTGGAACAGGCTCGTAAAGAGCGTGAGACGGTCCCCGATGAAATCGAGACTCACCATCCGGGCTACCTGATAGCCCAGGATACCTTTTATGTCGGTTATCTCAAAGGCGTAGGACGAATCTATCAGCAGACCGTGATTGACACCTACTCATCAGTGGCTTTTGCCAAGCTGTACACCGCCAAGGTTCCCTTGACCGCCGCTGATGTCTTAAATGACAAGGTAGTGCCTTTCTATGATGAACAGGGAGTTGATATTCTGCGAGTTCTGACTGATCGAGGCACGGAGTTCTGTGGCCGGCTTGACAAACATCCCTACCAGCTCTATCTTCAGCTGCACGAGATTGAGCATACCAGGACCAAAGCCAGACATCCACAGACCAACGGAATCTGTGAACGCTTCCATAAGACAATCCTGGATGAGTTCTATAAATCGATCTTTAGAAGGAAGATATTTTCCTCGATTGAGGAATTACAGACTGAGTTGGATCAATGGATGATTCATTACAATCAGGAACGAACTCATCAAGGCAAGAGGTGTCAAGGTAGAACACCGATGCAGACTTTTATTGACGGAAAACATCTGGCCCAAAAAGCCAATCTCGAAAATGAGGATAATCTGGTAGCCTAAAAAATAACCATCAGAGGTTGATGACTGTCAACTC
This genomic stretch from Candidatus Zixiibacteriota bacterium harbors:
- a CDS encoding IS481 family transposase, producing MKKAYESQGLDGLKEKTRRKPCHKNRVAPEIEEAVLLMTYEYPAYGQLRASNELRKQGVLISSGGIRSIWLRHGLETFKKRLKALEEKAAKEGIVYTEEQLRVLEQARKERETVPDEIETHHPGYLIAQDTFYVGYLKGVGRIYQQTVIDTYSSVAFAKLYTAKVPLTAADVLNDKVVPFYDEQGVDILRVLTDRGTEFCGRLDKHPYQLYLQLHEIEHTRTKARHPQTNGICERFHKTILDEFYKSIFRRKIFSSIEELQTELDQWMIHYNQERTHQGKRCQGRTPMQTFIDGKHLAQKANLENEDNLVA